From the Desulfosarcina sp. BuS5 genome, one window contains:
- a CDS encoding DUF262 domain-containing protein — MGYTDRIFPTNKGLTTYLDELLNKNYQIPTFQREVVWEKGNVKKLWDSIYKFYPLGSILIWKTDLKLQNHRHIGGHEITETNFARTEYQYILDGQQRTTSLLTSLYGGRIENKPGFDPTIYVDLTVQSENETDDESWV; from the coding sequence ATGGGCTACACAGACAGAATATTCCCAACAAACAAAGGTCTGACAACCTATCTTGATGAGCTGTTAAATAAGAACTACCAGATCCCTACTTTCCAAAGAGAAGTTGTATGGGAAAAAGGGAATGTAAAGAAGCTTTGGGACAGTATTTACAAATTTTATCCGCTAGGGAGTATTCTGATTTGGAAAACCGACTTAAAACTCCAAAACCATAGGCATATTGGCGGGCATGAGATTACAGAAACAAATTTTGCCAGAACAGAATATCAATATATTCTCGATGGTCAACAACGAACTACTTCCTTGCTCACTTCATTGTATGGAGGCAGGATAGAAAATAAGCCTGGGTTTGACCCGACTATTTATGTTGATTTAACAGTCCAAAGTGAAAACGAAACAGACGACGAAAGCTGGGTGTAA
- a CDS encoding DUF4268 domain-containing protein, whose amino-acid sequence MRYARLPKGHRTPRASISTKGEKYRNYFQLLIDELREKHHFTGAKAGQPQNWYSFSSGISGITYGANFSQGGKARTEVYIDLGDQDKNKQVFDLLQQEATLIENELGHNVAWERLNDKRASRLALYINGNINDSDAELETVKNWHIDKLLKLKKHLGSRLKKAVKSA is encoded by the coding sequence TTGCGCTATGCACGCTTGCCGAAAGGACACAGAACACCAAGGGCATCAATATCTACAAAAGGCGAAAAGTATCGAAATTATTTTCAATTGTTGATTGATGAGCTTAGAGAAAAACATCATTTTACAGGAGCCAAAGCTGGGCAGCCGCAAAATTGGTACTCGTTCTCGTCAGGAATATCTGGCATTACCTATGGCGCTAATTTTAGCCAGGGAGGAAAAGCGAGAACAGAAGTTTATATTGACCTTGGTGACCAAGATAAAAATAAGCAAGTTTTTGATTTACTTCAACAGGAAGCGACCTTGATTGAAAACGAACTTGGACATAACGTAGCCTGGGAACGTCTCAATGATAAGAGAGCCTCAAGGCTTGCACTTTATATCAATGGAAATATCAATGATTCGGATGCTGAGTTAGAAACAGTGAAAAACTGGCATATTGATAAACTTCTTAAACTGAAGAAACATTTAGGGTCTCGATTAAAAAAGGCTGTTAAATCAGCGTAA
- a CDS encoding Tn3 family transposase, translating to MKETNRFPSTHLVTISSFKDLVSYPNDSDLSWHEQNIVGKALTTEMTRLVTAISQYISEENYEAFEKILSAEEGGLYELTLLKKEPKDFSYKEISQEIKKLEVLKSVYNLAEEFLPNVRISNENIKYYASLVEYYTVQKMKRINRETAYLYLLCFIFIRYQKINDNLTKTFLYYVSQFLANAKQIAKKKVYEYTVEGNKYVKEAGRLIELYINDNIPKDTTFEDIQEIAFSILEKDKIPFLSKFISKTKIDVADYEWNHYVAESSKFKKNIRPLFLNLEFKSQIEEDPLLEAATFLKDSFLKKKSLSQIKKQNFPQEFIPKKIKRYIFESREVKRKGKKRKIKAINGDKYEFLVYRLLKNRLDAGEIFIRNSLNFKSFEDDLVDNEYWEKNKEQLIKDLDIPFLQMSIDDILASFEEELESSLEAVNVRIKEGKNKDIKITGKGDNIKWSLPYKKEEESVNNLIYEQFRQIGVNDLLYFVDEHCDFISSFTHILDRYVKNEIEDHRIIAGIVAFGTNIGLSKMAEISDMNYQEIVPTANNFIRLETLKKANDKISNVMATLPVFKYFNIREETIHSSSDGQKYETQFNTINSRYSPKYFGLKKGISAYTMVANHIPVNAKIIGANEHESHYVFDLLFNNSSEIISDRHSTDTHGTNQVNFILLHVFGHMFAPRYAKLGSRSKMIYGFKNPKQYGDYLLKPIRKINAKLIKEEWENILKIFVVSFRQACMKNKFK from the coding sequence ATGAAGGAAACAAACCGTTTCCCGAGCACCCACTTGGTAACAATATCGAGTTTCAAAGACCTTGTGTCTTATCCCAACGATTCGGATTTATCTTGGCACGAGCAGAATATTGTTGGGAAAGCGCTTACGACCGAAATGACCCGCCTTGTAACGGCGATTTCTCAATATATTTCTGAAGAGAATTACGAAGCCTTTGAAAAAATTCTAAGTGCTGAGGAAGGTGGGCTTTATGAACTTACTCTATTGAAAAAAGAGCCGAAGGACTTCAGCTATAAAGAAATATCTCAAGAAATCAAGAAATTAGAAGTCCTCAAGTCTGTCTATAATCTAGCAGAAGAGTTTTTGCCTAATGTCAGGATCTCAAACGAAAACATCAAATATTATGCCTCATTGGTAGAGTATTATACCGTTCAAAAGATGAAGCGAATCAACAGGGAGACGGCTTACTTATATCTGCTCTGCTTCATATTTATCCGGTACCAGAAAATTAATGACAATTTGACCAAAACCTTCCTCTATTACGTGAGCCAATTTCTTGCCAACGCAAAGCAGATCGCCAAAAAAAAAGTATATGAATACACAGTTGAGGGGAACAAATATGTCAAAGAGGCAGGGCGGCTCATAGAATTATACATAAATGATAATATCCCGAAGGATACGACATTTGAAGACATACAGGAAATAGCCTTCTCCATTCTGGAAAAAGACAAAATACCTTTTCTTTCCAAATTCATCTCCAAAACAAAGATTGATGTCGCCGACTATGAATGGAATCATTATGTGGCCGAATCTTCGAAATTTAAGAAGAATATTAGACCACTCTTTCTAAATCTTGAATTTAAGAGCCAGATCGAAGAAGATCCACTTCTTGAAGCTGCAACTTTTCTCAAAGATTCATTTCTTAAGAAGAAAAGTTTAAGCCAGATCAAAAAGCAAAATTTTCCACAGGAGTTTATCCCCAAAAAAATAAAACGCTACATCTTCGAATCACGGGAAGTTAAAAGAAAAGGAAAGAAACGTAAGATAAAAGCGATAAATGGCGACAAGTATGAGTTTTTGGTTTATCGCCTCTTAAAAAATCGTCTTGATGCAGGAGAGATATTCATAAGGAACAGTCTGAATTTTAAGAGTTTTGAGGATGATCTCGTTGATAATGAATACTGGGAGAAGAACAAGGAACAATTGATTAAGGATCTCGATATTCCCTTTTTGCAGATGTCGATTGATGACATATTGGCTTCTTTTGAAGAAGAACTTGAGAGCTCCCTGGAAGCCGTCAACGTACGAATAAAGGAAGGGAAAAATAAGGACATCAAGATCACCGGGAAGGGGGATAATATCAAGTGGAGCCTTCCGTACAAAAAGGAAGAAGAGTCCGTAAACAATCTTATCTATGAGCAATTTCGCCAAATAGGAGTTAACGATTTGCTTTATTTTGTTGATGAGCACTGCGACTTTATATCTTCTTTCACTCATATCTTGGACAGATATGTTAAAAATGAGATCGAAGATCACAGGATTATTGCCGGCATTGTCGCCTTTGGTACCAATATTGGTCTTTCCAAAATGGCTGAAATTTCTGATATGAACTATCAAGAGATTGTGCCCACTGCTAACAACTTCATAAGGCTCGAAACTCTTAAAAAGGCCAATGACAAAATTAGTAATGTTATGGCCACGTTGCCAGTTTTTAAATATTTCAATATCAGAGAAGAAACCATTCATTCCAGCAGTGATGGACAAAAATATGAAACTCAATTTAACACCATCAACTCCCGGTACTCCCCCAAATACTTTGGCCTGAAGAAAGGAATATCAGCTTACACTATGGTAGCAAATCATATTCCCGTGAATGCCAAAATTATTGGGGCCAACGAACACGAAAGCCATTACGTTTTTGATCTACTCTTCAATAACTCATCAGAAATCATTTCCGACCGGCATTCAACAGATACCCATGGTACGAATCAAGTAAATTTTATCCTTCTCCATGTTTTCGGGCATATGTTCGCACCACGTTACGCCAAACTCGGTAGTAGGTCCAAAATGATATATGGCTTTAAGAATCCAAAGCAGTACGGAGATTATCTGCTCAAACCCATTCGTAAAATTAACGCCAAGCTCATCAAGGAAGAGTGGGAAAACATTTTGAAAATCTTTGTCGTGTCCTTTCGGCAAGCGTGCATGAAAAACAAATTCAAATAA
- a CDS encoding recombinase family protein — MLIGYARVSSEDQNLDLQFDALKKAGCSRMFSDKLSGIHKMRPGLDDALSHLRSSDTFVIWKLDRLGRNLKGLIVGCPKTQFCGYFFCSTFGPIMSAINILAHCWGHEMQH; from the coding sequence ATGTTGATAGGTTATGCCCGTGTCTCTTCAGAAGATCAAAATCTGGATTTGCAATTTGATGCCTTAAAGAAAGCAGGCTGTTCGAGAATGTTTTCAGACAAATTATCGGGTATACACAAAATGAGACCCGGGCTAGACGATGCGCTTTCCCATCTGCGATCAAGCGATACGTTTGTGATCTGGAAGCTTGATCGATTGGGGCGCAATTTAAAGGGACTAATAGTGGGGTGTCCAAAAACTCAGTTTTGTGGCTACTTTTTTTGCTCAACTTTTGGCCCTATCATGAGTGCGATTAATATCTTGGCACATTGTTGGGGTCATGAAATGCAGCATTAA
- a CDS encoding recombinase family protein → MGKLEEGGIHFQSITDGIDTTSPAGRFFFHVMASLAQMERELLIERTKAGLMAAKKRGRVGGRRRTMTPSKVEAAKKLLAERMPPREVAQNLGVSIPTLYRWCPASERA, encoded by the coding sequence GTGGGAAAGCTTGAGGAGGGCGGTATTCACTTTCAGAGCATTACCGATGGAATTGATACCACCTCGCCAGCGGGCAGGTTTTTTTTTCACGTAATGGCCTCCCTTGCTCAGATGGAGCGGGAGCTGCTAATAGAGCGGACCAAAGCAGGGTTAATGGCTGCAAAGAAACGAGGCCGGGTGGGGGGACGCCGACGCACAATGACTCCAAGTAAAGTCGAAGCGGCTAAAAAGCTTTTGGCTGAAAGAATGCCACCTCGGGAGGTTGCACAAAATTTAGGGGTATCAATTCCCACCCTTTACCGGTGGTGTCCAGCTTCAGAAAGAGCTTAG
- a CDS encoding Druantia anti-phage system protein DruA — protein sequence MFTYRGRVVTDKDIIFIKELIAQNPDASRRALSRKLCIAWNWVQANGALRDMVCRGMMLELHRAGFIRLPDKKCNPHNPFVERRKPKKIQINQTLLETKLAKIRPLEFCQVRRSPHEKMFNSLIEYYHYLGYCHPVGEQMKYIVYTDGRPIACFAWSSAARHIGCRNRFIGWDAKTRKKNLHLLAYNTRFLILPWVRVPHLASHLLGHMIKILALDWRKIYNHPIWYLETFVDKTRFAGTCYKAANWKYLGDTTGRGKNDHTFKPNRSIKAVWEYPLAKNFRSLLRGDTQ from the coding sequence ATGTTTACGTATAGAGGCAGAGTCGTTACTGACAAAGATATTATTTTTATCAAGGAGCTTATTGCTCAAAATCCGGATGCCAGCCGCCGGGCGCTTTCCAGAAAACTGTGCATAGCCTGGAATTGGGTCCAGGCCAATGGGGCATTGCGTGATATGGTCTGTCGGGGTATGATGTTAGAACTGCACCGTGCAGGATTCATACGTCTGCCGGACAAAAAATGTAATCCCCATAATCCATTTGTAGAACGTAGAAAACCTAAAAAAATTCAGATCAATCAAACTTTACTGGAAACAAAATTAGCCAAAATACGGCCGCTTGAATTTTGCCAGGTACGCAGAAGCCCGCATGAAAAAATGTTCAACAGCCTGATCGAGTATTACCATTATCTGGGTTACTGCCATCCAGTGGGCGAACAGATGAAATACATCGTTTATACTGATGGGCGGCCAATAGCATGTTTTGCCTGGTCTTCTGCAGCGAGGCATATAGGCTGCAGGAACAGGTTTATCGGCTGGGATGCGAAGACGCGTAAAAAAAATCTGCACCTTTTGGCGTATAACACACGATTTTTAATTCTACCATGGGTACGCGTACCACATCTGGCCTCTCATCTTCTTGGTCACATGATAAAAATTTTAGCCCTGGATTGGCGTAAAATCTACAATCATCCCATCTGGTACCTTGAAACTTTTGTGGACAAAACCCGTTTTGCCGGTACCTGTTACAAGGCTGCGAACTGGAAGTATCTTGGAGACACCACCGGCAGGGGTAAAAATGATCATACATTTAAACCGAACCGATCTATAAAGGCTGTTTGGGAATATCCATTAGCCAAAAATTTTCGCAGCCTTTTACGGGGGGACACACAGTGA
- a CDS encoding IS4 family transposase, which translates to MDIFNIPKKNFNPQSHARFLKPLQKIFPDTPQLKSRGHRPLKMTFEDQLHALIFFHLQEHESARDLIQHLKEDDFAKECVAPDGGISRSSFSEIINSRGLEQLEYVFQALCSQAQNALPSNYSDLGELVSIDGSLIDAVLSMYWADYRKGAKKAKGHFGFDVNRKIPIKIHLTNGNGAERPFVRSILTKGQTGIMDRGYQSHKDFDLLQDEKKHFVCRIKAKTTRTIIKEQPVDPDSYIFYDAVVLLGTPGVNQTRKPVRLVGYKIAGVKYFVATDRYDLTAEQVATVYKLRWDIETFFKWWKKHLKVYHLIAHSRYGLMVQILAGLITYLLMAIYCHEQFNEPVSIKRIRQLRNTIQNELRTDEKNVWSNNLIIKEQMLYAKT; encoded by the coding sequence ATGGACATATTCAATATCCCAAAAAAGAATTTTAATCCCCAATCTCATGCTCGATTTCTCAAACCTTTGCAAAAGATTTTTCCTGACACGCCACAGCTTAAATCCCGAGGTCACAGGCCATTGAAAATGACTTTTGAAGATCAGCTTCACGCACTGATATTTTTCCATCTACAAGAACATGAATCAGCTCGTGATCTTATTCAACACCTTAAAGAAGACGATTTTGCCAAAGAATGTGTCGCTCCAGATGGAGGGATCAGTCGTAGCAGTTTTTCCGAAATTATCAATTCTCGAGGGCTTGAACAGCTTGAATATGTTTTTCAAGCTCTTTGCAGCCAGGCACAAAATGCTTTACCATCAAATTATTCAGATCTCGGTGAACTCGTTTCCATTGATGGATCTTTAATTGATGCAGTTCTGTCCATGTACTGGGCTGATTACAGAAAAGGCGCTAAAAAAGCAAAAGGCCATTTCGGCTTTGATGTCAATCGCAAGATTCCTATAAAAATTCATCTGACAAATGGAAATGGCGCTGAACGCCCCTTTGTCAGGTCTATCCTTACAAAAGGCCAAACAGGAATCATGGATCGGGGGTATCAATCACATAAGGATTTTGATCTTCTTCAGGATGAAAAAAAACATTTTGTTTGCCGCATCAAAGCGAAAACAACAAGAACTATTATCAAAGAGCAGCCTGTTGATCCCGACAGCTATATTTTTTATGATGCTGTGGTTCTTCTTGGCACTCCTGGGGTAAACCAGACCAGAAAGCCGGTTCGACTGGTTGGTTATAAAATTGCCGGTGTCAAATATTTTGTGGCAACTGATCGTTATGATCTTACAGCCGAGCAGGTTGCAACCGTTTATAAGCTTAGATGGGATATCGAAACTTTTTTCAAATGGTGGAAGAAACATTTAAAAGTGTACCACTTGATTGCTCACAGTAGATATGGCCTGATGGTTCAAATCCTTGCGGGGTTAATAACCTACCTGCTTATGGCCATATACTGCCATGAACAGTTTAATGAACCTGTATCAATAAAGAGGATTCGTCAGCTTAGAAATACCATCCAGAACGAATTACGTACTGACGAAAAAAACGTATGGTCTAATAATCTGATTATCAAAGAGCAAATGCTATATGCAAAAACTTAA
- the ltrA gene encoding group II intron reverse transcriptase/maturase — MGDTQMSQTISTKSREIARTVACNSRPIEWGQPPVLTGGSSLIKIELLAQSNPELVFTSVVHRIDFDLLKQSFRKIRKSKSAGVDKVTAKEYAENLDQNLYNLYERLRRGQYVASPVKRIWIDKEGGKKRPIGIPVLEDKIVQKAAAAILNVIFDRNFYNFSHAFRKGRSQHMAIKDLREQCLKQNISWIVSADITGLFDNINHELLKDMIRRRVSDGGMIRLIGKWLNAGVMEEGNLTYSETGTPQGGVISPVLSNIFLHYVLDDWYVKEVIPRMKGRCSIIRWADDFILGFEYEKDALRVMDVLPRRFEQFELSLHPEKTKLIRFSKRISGKGNGTFDFLGFTFYWSKSLKGYMVIKKKTARKRSSRFMKRIWIWCKDNRHKPMAEQYEILCSKLRGFYQYFGVISNYKVLEVVFEYTEKAWRRWLSRRSHKGEVMFEDLRTTYPLPLPRIVHNI, encoded by the coding sequence ATGGGAGATACACAGATGTCACAAACCATATCAACAAAAAGCCGAGAAATTGCAAGAACGGTCGCTTGCAATTCCAGACCGATAGAATGGGGACAACCACCGGTGTTAACAGGTGGGTCATCCCTTATCAAAATCGAGCTGCTTGCTCAAAGTAATCCTGAACTGGTATTTACATCAGTAGTCCATCGGATAGACTTTGATTTACTGAAACAATCCTTTCGTAAAATTCGGAAAAGCAAATCTGCAGGAGTGGACAAGGTTACGGCAAAGGAGTATGCCGAAAATCTTGATCAAAACCTCTATAATCTGTATGAACGACTGCGGAGAGGACAGTACGTTGCGTCTCCTGTAAAGCGTATCTGGATAGACAAGGAAGGAGGGAAAAAGCGTCCAATTGGCATACCTGTACTTGAGGATAAAATTGTCCAGAAAGCAGCAGCAGCCATATTGAATGTCATATTTGACAGGAATTTTTACAATTTTTCCCATGCATTCAGAAAAGGTCGGAGCCAACACATGGCAATCAAAGATTTACGTGAGCAATGCTTGAAGCAGAATATCAGCTGGATAGTAAGCGCAGATATTACAGGACTATTTGACAATATTAATCACGAGTTACTTAAAGACATGATACGTCGGAGAGTAAGTGACGGCGGAATGATTCGCCTGATAGGGAAGTGGTTGAATGCAGGCGTAATGGAGGAAGGCAACCTGACGTACTCTGAAACGGGCACTCCACAGGGAGGAGTAATTTCCCCTGTGCTCAGTAATATCTTTCTTCATTATGTTTTAGATGACTGGTACGTGAAAGAAGTGATCCCCCGGATGAAAGGGAGATGCTCCATCATACGCTGGGCGGATGATTTCATCCTCGGGTTCGAGTATGAAAAAGACGCATTGCGTGTCATGGATGTATTACCCAGGCGGTTCGAACAGTTCGAGCTGTCACTTCACCCGGAAAAGACAAAACTGATTCGATTTTCCAAACGCATTAGCGGAAAGGGAAACGGGACGTTTGATTTTTTAGGGTTTACATTTTACTGGTCAAAATCATTAAAAGGGTACATGGTAATAAAGAAAAAGACGGCAAGAAAGCGTTCAAGCCGTTTTATGAAGAGAATATGGATATGGTGCAAGGATAACCGTCATAAGCCAATGGCCGAGCAGTATGAGATTCTTTGCAGTAAACTGCGAGGTTTTTACCAGTACTTTGGAGTAATAAGTAACTACAAAGTGCTGGAAGTTGTGTTTGAATATACTGAGAAAGCATGGCGTCGATGGTTAAGCCGAAGAAGTCACAAGGGCGAAGTAATGTTCGAGGACTTGCGCACAACATACCCACTGCCATTACCCAGAATAGTCCATAATATTTGA
- the tnpB gene encoding IS66 family insertion sequence element accessory protein TnpB (TnpB, as the term is used for proteins encoded by IS66 family insertion elements, is considered an accessory protein, since TnpC, encoded by a neighboring gene, is a DDE family transposase.), with protein sequence MIQITPQMRILLAIDPVDFRKGIDGLNAVCRQVLRSDPFSGYVFIFRNKKATAIKIIMYDGQGFWMCQKRLSKGRFNWWPNKSGEAVRPLAVHELQLLIWNGNPVKAHVAPLWRPIPVKK encoded by the coding sequence ATGATTCAGATAACTCCGCAAATGCGTATCCTGCTGGCCATAGACCCGGTGGATTTCAGAAAAGGTATCGACGGTCTAAATGCTGTTTGTCGGCAGGTGCTGCGCTCCGATCCATTTTCAGGGTATGTTTTTATTTTTCGTAATAAAAAGGCAACTGCCATAAAGATCATTATGTATGATGGCCAAGGATTCTGGATGTGTCAGAAAAGGCTGTCTAAGGGACGTTTCAACTGGTGGCCAAACAAATCCGGTGAGGCGGTCAGGCCTCTGGCCGTTCATGAACTGCAGCTTCTGATCTGGAACGGTAATCCTGTAAAGGCTCATGTTGCACCATTGTGGCGGCCAATTCCTGTAAAAAAATAG
- a CDS encoding DUF4158 domain-containing protein codes for MADPGKRLKILTDSEIKELYGLPEFNVEERAKYFALSRAEENVLSSLRSIRSKIYFILQLGYFKAKKMFFVFSYREVEEDIEYIPHKYFYRHGHELRDIEVSKPTRLSQQRQILELHRYRVATEETREKLEEKANFFVSIHSKPIYIFRELLSYLETHRVVIPGYSVIPGRSIGYPTPPLQTRT; via the coding sequence ATGGCTGATCCCGGGAAAAGGCTAAAAATACTCACCGATAGTGAGATTAAAGAGTTGTATGGCCTACCCGAATTTAATGTTGAGGAAAGGGCAAAGTATTTTGCACTCAGTCGGGCAGAAGAAAATGTATTAAGTTCTCTACGATCAATCCGGTCAAAAATTTACTTCATATTGCAGTTAGGGTATTTCAAGGCAAAGAAAATGTTTTTTGTTTTCTCTTACCGTGAGGTTGAAGAGGACATTGAGTATATCCCGCACAAATATTTCTATCGCCATGGTCATGAGTTAAGGGACATCGAAGTGTCAAAGCCCACTCGCTTGAGTCAACAGAGGCAAATTTTAGAACTGCATAGATATCGTGTTGCGACAGAAGAGACCAGAGAGAAATTGGAGGAGAAAGCCAATTTTTTTGTGTCCATTCACTCTAAACCTATCTATATTTTTCGTGAATTGCTTAGTTACTTGGAAACTCATCGTGTCGTCATTCCCGGCTACAGTGTTATTCCAGGTAGGAGCATCGGTTACCCGACGCCCCCCCTACAGACCCGTACGTGA
- a CDS encoding Tn3 family transposase, translating into MQKPNRTLLRENRKYLLLIAFVAYQYYRLNDVLIEVLMKSVQNKFNTIEREHKENFYKQRQKRQQILNTFSQKVTNYLSTIKDAKTILHNQSLSADEKINSLTALFSENFDKSSSAIESQLNQIGQESKRITKNTDYYDLLEANSIKLQNRASDIVKNIQFNPDTSNNGLIQATEYYRKKDGNLANNTPTVFLETDEQELVLDDDGKLKISLYKVLFFSKVADGIRSGALNLKYSYKYRAFDDYLIAPKVWEANKEELLVKAGLLEMKNFSKLEAQCRETLQDQFRITNENINQGVNKYVTFGKDGKLKVKTPKREKELPETEIDIFPKDKFISLFEVLTTVNRTCRFTDCFVHWQVKHNRDKPANKTFFAGTIGYGCNLGIRKTAKISRNINLHELENTINWYFSHDNIIRANDKILDFLDQLQPFRLFKRNQSITHTSSDGQKFSIGVESMNANYSYKYFGKGQGISVYSFIDESHRLFYSTVINPAEREAAYVIDGLMHNDVVQSDIHSTDTHGYSEMIFAVTHLLGISFAPRIKKFKDQQLYSFESPSAFNALGYKVLPKKRINTKIIQEQWDNILWFITTIKLKETTASQLFKRLSSYSRQHPLYRALKQFGRIIKTIFLLKYINDVELRQMIEKQLNKLESSNKFGKAVFHGNNQEFQYSTKEEQLIADGCKRLIENAIICWNYMYLSQKVHDASSEKERTNLIRTIKNGSVVAWQHINLQGEYDFSEEVLNDSIEFNVPELLELQVV; encoded by the coding sequence ATGCAAAAACCTAACCGGACACTACTGAGGGAAAATAGAAAATATTTATTGTTAATCGCCTTTGTCGCTTACCAGTATTACCGACTAAATGACGTTCTGATCGAAGTGTTGATGAAATCTGTCCAGAATAAATTCAATACAATAGAAAGGGAACATAAGGAAAATTTTTATAAACAACGCCAGAAGAGGCAGCAAATTCTAAATACTTTCTCCCAAAAGGTGACCAATTATTTGAGCACCATTAAAGATGCCAAAACAATTCTGCACAATCAATCCTTATCAGCGGATGAGAAGATAAATAGTCTCACGGCCTTATTCTCTGAAAATTTTGATAAAAGTTCGTCAGCAATAGAAAGTCAGTTAAATCAGATCGGTCAAGAATCTAAGCGGATTACCAAGAATACTGATTACTATGATCTTCTTGAGGCTAATTCAATCAAGCTGCAAAATCGCGCTTCGGACATAGTCAAAAATATCCAATTCAACCCCGACACTTCCAATAATGGCCTCATTCAAGCCACTGAATATTACCGCAAAAAAGATGGCAACTTGGCCAATAATACTCCGACTGTTTTCCTAGAAACCGATGAACAAGAATTAGTGCTTGATGATGACGGGAAACTCAAAATTTCACTTTATAAAGTTCTGTTTTTTTCGAAGGTAGCGGATGGGATTCGCTCCGGAGCGTTGAATCTCAAATATTCCTACAAATACAGAGCCTTCGATGATTATCTGATTGCGCCGAAAGTCTGGGAAGCCAACAAAGAAGAACTGCTTGTTAAAGCCGGGTTGCTTGAGATGAAAAATTTCTCAAAACTGGAAGCTCAATGCAGAGAAACATTGCAGGATCAATTTAGGATCACCAATGAGAATATCAACCAGGGGGTAAACAAATACGTTACGTTTGGCAAAGACGGTAAGTTAAAAGTCAAAACGCCAAAGCGAGAGAAGGAATTACCGGAAACAGAAATTGATATTTTTCCTAAAGATAAATTTATTTCTCTTTTTGAAGTTCTAACCACCGTCAACCGAACTTGCCGGTTCACCGACTGTTTTGTGCACTGGCAGGTGAAACACAACCGTGATAAACCAGCCAACAAGACCTTTTTTGCCGGAACGATTGGTTATGGTTGTAACCTGGGAATTCGGAAGACTGCCAAGATTTCCCGAAATATCAACCTGCACGAACTAGAAAATACGATCAATTGGTATTTTAGTCATGATAACATTATTCGTGCTAACGACAAGATCCTGGATTTTTTGGATCAACTACAGCCTTTCCGGTTATTCAAACGGAACCAGAGCATTACTCACACCAGCAGTGATGGGCAAAAATTTAGTATCGGCGTAGAGTCCATGAATGCCAATTACTCCTACAAATATTTCGGCAAAGGCCAAGGGATCAGCGTTTATAGCTTTATTGATGAAAGCCATCGACTATTTTATTCCACTGTAATAAATCCAGCGGAAAGAGAGGCTGCTTACGTGATTGATGGCCTCATGCATAACGATGTGGTGCAAAGTGATATTCATTCTACCGATACCCATGGTTACAGTGAGATGATTTTTGCCGTCACACATTTACTTGGTATCTCCTTTGCCCCCAGAATCAAGAAGTTTAAGGATCAGCAGTTGTACAGCTTTGAAAGTCCATCGGCATTTAACGCTTTGGGTTATAAGGTTTTGCCAAAAAAGAGAATTAATACCAAAATCATCCAAGAACAATGGGATAATATCCTTTGGTTTATCACAACCATAAAACTCAAAGAAACAACCGCCTCGCAATTGTTTAAGCGATTAAGCTCTTATTCTCGTCAACACCCGCTTTATCGCGCCTTAAAACAATTTGGGCGCATTATCAAAACTATTTTTCTACTAAAATATATTAACGATGTGGAACTCCGGCAAATGATAGAAAAACAACTCAACAAACTGGAGAGCTCGAACAAATTCGGGAAAGCCGTCTTCCATGGTAACAATCAGGAGTTTCAATATTCGACAAAAGAAGAACAATTGATTGCCGATGGCTGCAAAAGGCTGATTGAAAATGCGATTATCTGCTGGAATTATATGTATCTTTCACAAAAGGTGCATGATGCCAGTTCAGAGAAAGAAAGGACGAATTTAATTCGCACTATTAAAAACGGTTCCGTAGTTGCTTGGCAACACATAAACCTGCAAGGGGAGTATGATTTCTCAGAGGAGGTCTTGAATGATTCGATAGAATTTAATGTTCCCGAATTATTGGAATTACAGGTGGTTTAA